From a region of the Anomalospiza imberbis isolate Cuckoo-Finch-1a 21T00152 chromosome 3, ASM3175350v1, whole genome shotgun sequence genome:
- the HTR1B gene encoding 5-hydroxytryptamine receptor 1B yields the protein MEPTGPCRAQLGSANDSYRNCSAEEVIYQDATPLSGKIVLAVVLALVTLATVLSNAFVIATVYQTRKLHTPANYLIASLAVTDLLVSILVMPISTMYTVTGRWTLGQIVCDIWLSSDITCCTASILHLCVIALDRYWAITDAVEYSTKRTPKRAAGMIALVWIFSICISMPPLFWRQAKAEEVSNCVVNTDHVLYTVYSTVGAFYFPTLLLIALYGRIYVEARSRILKQTPKKAGKRLTRAQLITDSPGSTSSVTSINSKAPEGSSETGSPVYMNQVKVKVSDALLEKKKLTAARERKATKTLGIILGAFIVCWLPFFIISLVMPICKDACWFHMAIFDFFTWLGYLNSLINPVIYTMSNEDFKQAFHKLIRFRCTG from the coding sequence ATGGAGCCGACCGGCCCCTGCCGGGCGCAGTTGGGCTCCGCCAACGACTCTTACCGAAACTGTAGCGCCGAGGAAGTGATTTACCAAGATGCCACCCCTCTCTCCGGGAAGATCGTGCTCGCTGTCGTCCTGGCGCTGGTCACCCTGGCCACGGTGCTTTCCAACGCCTTTGTCATCGCCACGGTCTACCAGACGAGGAAACTCCACACGCCGGCCAACTATCTGATCGCCTCGTTGGCCGTCACCGACCTTCTCGTCTCCATCCTTGTCATGCCCATCAGTACCATGTACACTGTGACCGGCAGGTGGACGCTGGGTCAGATCGTCTGCGATATCTGGCTGTCCTCGGACATCACCTGTTGCACGGCGTCCATCCTGCACCTCTGTGTCATCGCCCTGGACCGCTACTGGGCGATCACCGACGCCGTCGAATACTCCACGAAACGGACTCCCAAGCGGGCAGCGGGCATGATCGCACTGGTGTGGATCTTCTCCATCTGCATCTCCATGCCCCCTTTGTTTTGGCGGCAGGCGAAGGCCGAGGAAGTATCTAACTGTGTGGTGAACACGGACCACGTCCTGTACACCGTGTACTCCACAGTAGGAGCCTTCTACTTCCCCACTCTGCTGCTCATAGCCCTCTACGGGAGGATCTACGTGGAAGCCAGGTCGCGGATTTTGAAGCAGACGCCAAAGAAAGCAGGTAAAAGACTAACGCGGGCACAGTTAATTACAGACTCCCCGGGGTCGACCTCTTCCGTCACGTCCATAAACTCCAAGGCTCCCGAGGGATCCAGCGAAACGGGCTCCCCCGTGTACATGAACCAGGTGAAGGTGAAGGTCTCGGACGCCctgctggagaaaaagaagctGACGGCCGCTAGAGAGCGGAAAGCTACAAAGACTTTAGGGATTATTTTAGGAGCCTTCATCGTGTGTTGGCTGCCCTTTTTCATCATCAGCTTGGTGATGCCTATTTGCAAGGACGCTTGCTGGTTCCACATGGCCATCTTTGACTTTTTCACGTGGCTTGGATATCTCAACTCCCTCATCAACCCCGTCATCTATACTATGTCTAACGAAGACTTCAAACAAGCTTTCCACAAACTCATACGTTTCCGATGCACAGGCTGA